From the Nematostella vectensis chromosome 7, jaNemVect1.1, whole genome shotgun sequence genome, the window CCAAAGGGTTAGATGAGTAAGTATGATTAAGAACATAGAACATGCTAAAGGCCATAGAGCCAAGCTGCCAAGCCTTCTGCTTAGCCAAAAATGTCGAGTATGAGAAAACCCTGGGATCGAAATTTTTGGTTTTTGTGGAGAGAGCAAAACTGGAGAACCCAGGGAAAACCACAAACTCAACTCATGTGGAACCCGGGAATAAATCCCGAAATCCAGTTGTTAGAGGCGCAGACACTTCAAagcgacgctctgccaactgcgcaACTAACTCTCCCCTGGAAAAGTCGCTCTTATGTTTCCCTTCTCTTCAATTGAACATAGAGCCTCTAGAGGGATTCGAACCATTTTGATATTCAAATAGTCCAGTCGGACACCAGAGCCCGGTTGCGCCAAGCTTGGATATATCCCACCCACCGGAGAACTTATACAGGCTTCATGCCCCAGACCTATTGGTCTCGTGATGAGCTAATCATCAGAGTCATCCTTATTTTTACTGTGAATGCCATCATGACTATAGCTTTTATATGCGCTTCTTCCATGCAGTCACGGCCTTGTGTGGTGGTGTGGGTACACTTAAACGAAAGCGTCAGTTACGGCAGTTACTGGAGCAGCAAGACGATGGTTACGAGGACGACATCTTCGACTCCACGCCATTCAAGAAGTCAAAAATGAACTTTAAGGTAAGGACCTTTGGTCGGTTTGGAAATTTGACTGTGCTGCTAAGTTAGAAAGTGTAAGAGAGCTTAGTGGCGTGATTGAGGTAGCGCCCTGATCGCTTAGTGTGGCCATGTTGGGGTTCCGGCGCTTTCTTCTATAGGTTTCCCCGTAGACTCTGTGTCGCATCGCACTTTATCAGCATCTTTTTAAAGACATTAAAAACCGCTATTGGGACGCTGGTCCGTGACACCATCTTCAGTGatgcaggcgcgtacacaggtaCGCAgggcgcacccccccccccccccccccccccacccctttgGCGTCAAAAAAGCGGGTCGTTTCTTATTAAGCaatcttcaaatactgtgctctttccatatgatacctatgactgcgcaccccccccccccccccccccggccaatcctgggaacgcgcctgTGATACTAAGTCACTTTTACGTTTATGACTGTAAACGACGTTGGGCAGTCTGTAGCTATGTAATACTGATGGTTTAATGAAGTATATGCTatatttttcacatttttggtCAGTTATATGTGTGTCGAAAAAGAAGATATGATGATGGTTTAATCTATAATCATAATCCATTTATGCGTCGTTAAAAAGTTCCCCTTTGCTGGAGCTGACATTGACGAGgacgatgttgatgatggtgaagatgatggGGATGACTATGATGACGAGGATGACCGGAGAGCAGAATTCCAGACCCCTAGTAACCGAACCCCTAGCAGTCGCTTCCGCCCACTGGGCCCCGCATCTGGTGGGACGCCAAGTGCAGACTTTATCAGCCCAGGACTATTACAACACGTGAACAGGTTAGTCAGTAAACGATCTAGGGGAGGATTAATGGGTTTTAAACACCCCATTTTGGCTGCCTAGGAAAGGTTTCATGTGCAAAAATTGAGTTTCTGGGAGGGctcaaaataatacagtaTTTCTTTCTTGAGGATGCATGCCCCTAAAACCAATCTAATTGCTGGGCATTTCATCGATTATATAGGTCAACCCCCTGTAAGCAAAAAACTGTAAGTTATCATGGTGCGGTGTTCACTCGATGAGATAATATTACTATGCTTATAATCAATTATTAATTATGATCCTCGAATATTTGACATGTTAGGCACGATGTGGATACCTACATACATCGCATCAAGCAAGGAAAGCGACACGCCCCGGGGCCACAGAGTAGACAAAGTGCAAAGGTACCATCTTCGCAAGTAACTTTAGCCCCGTACAAACGGAGCCAGCCGAACACAGTGCTGCCATACGAAATGTTGGCGAAATACTTCACAGTTCCTCCCAACATGGTTTACAAACAGCGACGACATTGCTGGGGCAGCTATCTTCATGTGTCCCGCCGCCGCTCAAAGTAGCCGCAGGGAGAGGTCACCTCTGCGGTTTTAATTTAAGCTCGAATCGTTTCTATGAGCTTTGCGTTGTTGTTGATATAGTGCGTTTGTATCTCTtggggttttttttttttcgacgcCCGGTGTTTCTTGGTGTTCCCTCGTTGGTTAGCGGTTACCTTCGTGACTGTGAAGTTTGTGGAATTCTGTGTCACGGCATAGGGTAACGATTCGATTTTTATAAACCGTAGAGGTGAGATCCTTGTAGCAAAGAGTTAACTTCAGTATTGGGAAGGACTGTACTATACTCCACGAAAATAATTTTATGAAGATACATAAAATATCCTATTAAGAATTCGAAGATTTTACGAAAACAGTCATTATCAACACCAagattttgttttgaacaaagattttctttttgcctttttAGGTAGTGAAGACCTCCACCCCCAAGAAACAGCTCAAGCCCACATCTCGCAAGTCGCCTCTTGTCAGCATCAGCGACATGTTTGAGGTGCAGCATGTTTCTGATCCAGACAGCGAGGAAGGAGAAGAGGACTACTATTGGTCAGAATAAAATTGATTGACATTTAGGGACAGACATTTACAGACAAGACGTGCGTTTCACTTTCATCGTCTTTTGGTCGGGAAACATTGACTGTCAAAATAAGGGccaataggaaaaaaaatcttcaTGATAAGTCATTTATGGACAGAATGTGCTGATGTGTATTCGTCGACTCTTGCCAGCCCTGTGTCTTATTATAGTTTCTCGAACCCTGGGTGAAGTTCTCCAATCTGACGTCACACCCGCTATGTGTAAAAACTAGAGAGCGCTGGATGTAGGGGGTTCACTTGTGAAATAggcattttattaaaatcttcTTTTACTGAAGTCCACTTAACAGTATTTTTATAATATATCTAGAGTAGTACACGCATAGACAGTGATGTTCTTACAATTGTATGTCtggggtttttttttcttcaaataaaGACTTCAATTTTCCATTATGCACTGCTGTTTTCTATATTACCATCGCACCATCCACATATCCATAGGATTATCATCCTTCTATAAGGATTTTTAAGTATCAATAgtttttaaactttattttttcaaagaaaaatttCCATAAATCGCCTTCTAAGACGGCTAAAATGggcctttgctgtttcccgtgACCTGTTGACCGTGAATTCACGCGAAATCTTTGGCTTTTCTAGCGTATCATTTTGAGGGCGAGAACTCGAGCTTGTCGGGCGTAACCTCGCGACGGTTTCTAAGATATCCGCCTTCAAATTTTCGGGATCTGATAGATAATTATGTCATGtcataaagtgtgtgaggaatttTCGACTAAAGATCGCTTTTATAGCATTTTCGTGTCCAAATTTCGCCAGAAGTGAGAGTTTCAACTTTGATTCGTGATATTTCGttgacagtgtcaaataacaaTATGTCCTTACACACTTTGGTAGATCATCTATCTATAGGGATGCAATTACGTGCAAGTACATGCGCAATAACGTGAAGGTGCATTACGCTCTAGAGATCTACGCTCCGAACTTTTGAGTTTCAGGCCTCAAAACTTAAACACGgaattagctattgcaaaaataaaacttgcaggagataattcaatcttttatttgatgtatagtttgtacatgtattgaaaattgcggcgcgacaatattttttttccgccgACACGTCGTTTACCTTTACCGAGACCTAAGGCAAGTAGCAAAACCTTTCTTTAGTTAAAATCTGTTCAACGCCAAACCGGTTCCTCTTCTACCCTAGAATCGCTTAACCCTTTCACgcccaagtttttttttggctgACGCACACAAAATTCTACAGTTTTTAcagattttctctttttccttaGAATTTCATGGGCTGACATAGTAAGAACAAATATTGCCCACATAATTATCGATCGGAATAAAGTACTGGTTTTCCAAATATTGTATTGCAACAATTTTAAAAAGCAGGCAAAGAcaaacttttttgaatttagcgcAATTTAACCGCGTGCTCGTCGTTTGTTAGTTCCAGTTTATGCATGTTTTCAGATAAACTACATGAAATTAACTTCAAAGATTCAGAGTTAACTCTTTAGGGAAGCATATCCAAGTATTATACATAGCTATTTTTCAGGTTTAAGCGAGCTGGTTGTGATAGTCATGTCAGCACCGTTTCTACACAATACAGCATCAACATGGCGGCAATAAAAGCACGGCTTGCATGGTCATTTCATTTCTAAATTTTAGCggctttatttcatggattGAACAAAACTCAACTGTCCATTTTTGCTCATGATTGTCTAATTGATTGACAATTAGCCATAATCTGTGAATAAATCAAGTATAGCACAACAACACGAAGATTTGAAAACAATCATCGAGCGAAACTAGTGGTGACTATTgaacaaattcaagatggtaTTGTGAAGAATTTTCTGCATTGTTGTTCAGATGCGGCCAAAATAGGCTTACAAGAAAGTATTATTTGCTGCTATTGGTTTTGCAATGTCCAACTGGACGAGAAACAAGTCTTTTTCACTCAAATATTTGCGAATTGTTGGCAATAGTCCGATGCCATGAGTACTTACAAAAATACCGAGATGGTGGCTGAATTTATTCACCGTTAGTTCCTGTATCGTTCGCTGTTGCTCTCAAACCACTCAGAATCTTTCTCTTCGTTTCCTTTTTGCCATTTAGAAGCGCCTCAAACAAGTTTGTTCGATTGACAAGAAATTCAATCAATTCAgaatgatgaaaatataaaaaaaaaacaaagttcaaAGTCATTATTTGGATGATTCTTCGGTCCGATGAATGGAGTAGCTTCTTGTTCCTCAATGGCAGTACCAGTTCTGTACCAAAGTTGGTCTTTGGGTCGCAAAATACCGACATTTTTCTGCTAGAAATTAGCCCACGGCCATCGTTGTTTACCGATTGTGAATCTGTCTCTCCCAGGCCGTAAAACTCTTTTAAATCGCTATCAAAATCATCCAGAATATCATGAGTCAAGTCCATGATCTAAAGGCAAGGTCCGTGGTCGTGGATGGATTTCGAACGCGCGAAAAAGTTTTAACTTTGGATAAAAATTTCATGACGAACGGTTCGTTGTACTGACTTGAGCTGTAAGAGAGAAACGTGCAGAATTTCATGCTCTATCGATTCCACGTGTTAGGTTTCCATATAAGGCAgtccttttgtctttttgtccaaTGACAAAGAGGCATACAGCAAAATACGGAAAATTCCGTGTCTAGGCGCGAAAGGGTTAATCCTATGCTTTTTTATAGATGCAGATATAGACAATATATTGGAGCTTTCTTAGTTAATTAACAttagtttacaaaaaaaaaaaaaaaaaattaaactagTGTCCATCTAACAGATCTTAATCTATGAATTATATATATGTGCCCGCGCCCTCCAACGCTGTCGTTCTGACACCATGCCCCTTGAGCTTAGCGCATTGCGTGACTGGTCAGAACGACTGCGTTACTTATCTATGCTGCACGTATCGTGTTACAAGCAAATATACGCGACATGTATGACAGTGTTCCTTGAACTCTCAATCTCTCCGACTGAAGCGACCATGTCTCTTAAAAACTCAGGGCATCGAGGTCACAGGCGCGAGAACGAGGCTGAACAAGACCGGCGGAGAGGGAGGGAGCTGTAGGCgagagagaagagaaaggagcCTGCCCCTCTAGCGGTCgctccgatttttttttttctctcgtcGACGGGCCCCCTCCCCTTTAGCGATTTCTACGCAGGCTAGCCCCTTTCGCCGCTCCGTTCTTGCTGCTTCGTTCCCGAGGGTGTTGTTACCTCTGTCACGTAATACTCTCAATAATCCGTAAATTGGAAAATTAAAACTTCCGGTGAATGTTAGACCAGTCACCTGTCTTCCCGGTCAATCCCTAAACTGTGACCTGGCTTATTGCTATTTAACAGTTTAAAGCCACGTAATTTCTCATTTCAACTAGAGCAAAGGGGAATCCTTAACCACCGCCTCCCCACTAGATCTGCCTTTGCATCAGCAGAGAACAGTTTTTACATcgattttgtctttttaactagatatttacagatgaagaggGCGCAGTGTACAGGATGTGTCGTACACTGTACAGCACGCTATCCACTCTAGCTCACGCCGCCCTCACCATGACGTTCCTGTCGTTCTTTCTCACCGCGCTCAGCTTCAGCATCAACTGCGCCATCGAGTTTACCCTGGAGATGATCGCTCCCGGGTCCGATGCGTCGACGAGCCGCAGAAATTTCTACTCCGCGTGCCAGTTCGTGATGCTGCTCTACACCCTCTTCAACACTTCTCTCATAATGTCCCTCTTCTGGGAAGTCCTACGAGCCGTCATGTACAAGCGGTCTCCGCGGTTTACGCATGCGTGCAATGCCCTTTTCCTGGTCATCTTGATAGCGTCCGGTATTTGGGCGGGGTCTACAAGGGGCGCTAGCACTGGATTTGTCCGGTTTTTGTCCGACTGTTTAGTCGTGTCTTGGACCATTGCGTTTATCTTATCGATATTTGGGGCCCTTTTTTTACTATGCAGTATCTACAAGGAGCCCTTAGCTAAAGATTTGCCAGAATGCGTAGCTTCCTATagctatattttcttttttaccttTGTATTTTCGATTCTTTCTCCTGTCGCGTTTAGTCTAGTAGGATCTTCCATTGGAAGTATATGCTTTGCCTTTTTCTATCCTTTTATTTCTGGTATTTTTGCAATATATTTGATATGCTTTAGGGGTTGTcgcaaagaaaaagagaatttTGTGATAAAAACATCCATGCTGATGATCATCGGAATCGCCTACTTTGCGATTATAATTCTAGCCTCTAATGcgcgggttacctgtggtgctGATTGTCAGCTGGGGCCTACTACCAAGCTCAGTCATTCGTATCATACAAAGAGGCCAAATAAGCTTGGGTACCCTATATGCGGTAAGACATGGGGTTCACTTGAACTGCGCATCACAGACTGGGCGTTTATGGCAGATCTTGCATACAAAATCGGCGGCAACAAGACTCAATTCCTACACAGAGTCGACGAGTACTTCAAAGAGCGCGGTAAAAGATGGGAAATTATTACCATGACAACTAAGAAACCTACATTTTACCATATAAGGGAAGTGGAGCGAAAAGTGAATATTGTTGGTATTCGTGGGACTGCAGACTCAAGGGATTGGTTCGAGAATGCAAAAATATGGAATGAGATCGCTACGTTTCAAGTGACGTCAGTTTTCTTGCCTATTCAGCATTTACCGCTCGATTTTATTGCCTTCTTTATCGCGAGGGCTTCTTTTCTCGACTACACCTTGCACCACGCCAGCTACAATTACTATTTCAAGGTAAGATTCTATTGTGATACAGTATTTCTCGAAAGGGGAGGTGGGTCACATCCCCAACGGAGGGGTTGAGGGGGGCaccaatcttttttttctttatcgcAACTGTAATATGCGATTATTGTCATTTTACCTCGTTACCTTCATCATTTCTGCACCACGACCACTACCAATATTTGAGAGTTAAAAATGTTTCTGGGGGACAGACGACCGGTTGTAGttaatttttctttatagCTTTCGTAACGCAAGTGGGTGTAAGGCTGGTTTGAGCAGatttttacaaaaaggaaaaagtgTCTGGGATTTTTCTGCCGTCCTTTGCCAAAAATACGCTTGCACCCGAGCACCAATAACCCAATAGCACTAATACCTACACCGAAATTAGTCCATTAAAATAAGTCTGCATCATCTTTGCCTTCCTTTTactgcaggcccgtacccaggattcttcttgggggggggggggggggggtgtgcgaaatccgaaaaagcgGACCTAATttctaatttttccggggggaggagggagggagggagttctctgataaaaatctaaccacctccgaaagaacaaaaatggatatttttatgcctttgcagtgtctctacgggacgtttattgtcaaaTTTGGTTATTGTCATCATTGTAAAGATTATATCATCACTGTGCCACCATTACTATATCAACATAATTGTCGTTATCACTGTCGtcttcatcgtcatcattttTATGATGATATCATCAGTTCTTCTCACCACTTTGCCGCTATTGCTATGCATTCGTATCACATCATTGTCACAATAACCGCCATCGCTACTTTGCTATAATTGCCTTTCCTCTTGTTTCTAGCCTACCTgcaggctttgatagtttttccggcacgaaaacccgaaaacacggagttcgcataagccggccgccatcttggataatgcCCTcaacagggggagggggaggaaaaATGCGCGGGGCgcattatccaagatggcggccgggttatgcgaactccgtgtttttgggattttcgtgccggaaaaactatcaaagcctacagttAGGCTATCTCGTTTCCAAGGTGATCGAGCAGTACGTGCAAGACATTAGTGCCAACACGACAGAAGAGGTGTACCTGGTCGGCCACTCTCTGGGAGGGGGTGTAGCTAAACTGGTTGGGTGTCGAAATCAAGTCCAGGCTATCTCCCTCTCAAGCCCTGGCGAGATCTACAACCACGGCAAGTTCGGCTACTCTTTGGATGACATCCAGGAATACACAACGTCTGTGATCGCCCAACACGACTTGGTCACATGGATAGACAAGCACGGAGGCCTGGTGCAGTATGTGGAGTGTGACGACAGCAGCTTCTTAAACTGTCACAGCATCAGGAAAACCTACTGTGAGCTGAAGAAAAAGTGCGACAGCGTGACAGCGATAGACTGCCCATAGCGTGACACCGAAAGACGGCCTCTTACTTGATACCGATGGGCTGCCCATGACGAGCTATTGCTTGAAACTGATAAATTACTCATAGCGTATAGGGTGACACAGATGGACTATGCTAGCGTGGCACCGATAGATTATGCATAGCGTGACACCGATAAACTATGCATTGAATGACGTCGATAGACTTCTCATAGCGTGACAATGACGTGATAATAACTATGCATAGCGTGACACCAATAGACTATGCTAGCGTGACACTGATAGACTATATTAGCGTGACGCCTATAGACTGTCCAGAGCGAGTAAAACGATAGGTTATGCTAGCGTGACACCGATAGAGTTTGCAAGCGTGACACTGATGGACTATGCTAGCGTGACGCCGATGGACTATGCTAGC encodes:
- the LOC5520758 gene encoding uncharacterized protein LOC5520758, with protein sequence MCRTLYSTLSTLAHAALTMTFLSFFLTALSFSINCAIEFTLEMIAPGSDASTSRRNFYSACQFVMLLYTLFNTSLIMSLFWEVLRAVMYKRSPRFTHACNALFLVILIASGIWAGSTRGASTGFVRFLSDCLVVSWTIAFILSIFGALFLLCSIYKEPLAKDLPECVASYSYIFFFTFVFSILSPVAFSLVGSSIGSICFAFFYPFISGIFAIYLICFRGCRKEKENFVIKTSMLMIIGIAYFAIIILASNARVTCGADCQLGPTTKLSHSYHTKRPNKLGYPICGKTWGSLELRITDWAFMADLAYKIGGNKTQFLHRVDEYFKERGKRWEIITMTTKKPTFYHIREVERKVNIVGIRGTADSRDWFENAKIWNEIATFQVTSVFLPIQHLPLDFIAFFIARASFLDYTLHHASYNYYFKVIEQYVQDISANTTEEVYLVGHSLGGGVAKLVGCRNQVQAISLSSPGEIYNHGKFGYSLDDIQEYTTSVIAQHDLVTWIDKHGGLVQYVECDDSSFLNCHSIRKTYCELKKKCDSVTAIDCP